The genomic interval TAAGTTTTATAAAATTTTTTCCCTTTTAATTCAAAATTCAACATTCAAAATTCATAATTTTATAAAGTTTTCCTTAAGATTATCTAAACACATACATTTTGTAAAGCGTTATGGAATCAACTATATACTTACCTCGTTGTCTCCTTTAGTTTTTCTAAAAGGTTTTCTATTGCATTGCAATAGCTTATTTTTATTCTTTCAAATATTTCCTCTGATGTTTCTTTATCATAAATATGTGAGGTTACATTTCTATCCTCAAGCATATCAAGAAAGACTTCCTCATCTTCAATTAAGGCAATTCTAAAAGCCTCTTTTAGACTATCTCTTGGTGTTTTTACATCAATGCCTTTATATTTAAGAAATATCTTTAGAGTCTTCCAT from bacterium carries:
- a CDS encoding nucleotidyltransferase substrate binding protein, whose protein sequence is MKENLEFAIKILEDAFLRLKEGIEKAKDELEKDGVIQRFEFTFELLWKTLKIFLKYKGIDVKTPRDSLKEAFRIALIEDEEVFLDMLEDRNVTSHIYDKETSEEIFERIKISYCNAIENLLEKLKETTR